Proteins from a genomic interval of Lolium perenne isolate Kyuss_39 chromosome 1, Kyuss_2.0, whole genome shotgun sequence:
- the LOC127299074 gene encoding uncharacterized protein, with protein sequence MEVEAFPIGFTKGIRSHWRRRKYQRLEAGEGGSRTKGTQRLGGGARRYGGWRLRLRGLILRRVRVVRAVVAAPARLLGWLRDAYVGGMLTVARKAAITALPSEGVWTKRVPRRKHQKLLLPGVAAAAPQSPSEFEKRLVMEIYKSIVASKELTTMLHSSAMLHSSAAHLTTNTAAA encoded by the coding sequence atggaggtggaggcgTTCCCCATAGGGTTCACGAAGGGCATCCGCTCGCACTGGCGCCGCCGCAAGTACCAGCGCCTGGAGGCCGGCGAGGGCGGCAGCAGGACCAAGGGCACGCAGCGcctcggcggcggcgcacggcgttaCGGCGGTTGGCGCCTGCGGCTTCGGGGGCTAATCCTGCGCCGCGTGCGCGTGGTTCGAGCCGTTGTCGCGGCGCCCGCGCGGCTGCTGGGGTGGCTACGGGACGCGTACGTGGGCGGCATGCTGACGGTGGCCAGGAAGGCGGCGATCACGGCGCTGCCCAGCGAAGGGGTGTGGACGAAGCGCGTGCCGCGACGGAAGCACCAGAAGCTGTTGCTGCCTGGGGTtgcggcggcggcgccacagaGCCCATCGGAGTTCGAGAAGCGGCTGGTCATGGAGATCTACAAGTCCATCGTCGCCTCCAAGGAGCTCACCACCATGCTCCACTCCTCCGCCATGCTCCACTCCTCCGCCGCGCACCTCACCACGAACACAGCAGCAGCCTAG
- the LOC127299075 gene encoding uncharacterized protein, which yields MEVEAFPIGFTKGIRSHWRRRKYQRLENGEGGSRTKSTQRLGGGARRGSGGWRVRLRGLILRRVRVVRAVVALPGRLLCRLRDAYVSGMLTVARKAVVTAIPSDGMWTKRVPRRKHHKLLLPGAAAAAQGPSEFEKRLVMEIYKSIVASKELTTMLHSSTAHLPTNAA from the coding sequence ATGGAGGTTGAGGCGTTCCCGATAGGTTTCACCAAGGGCATCCGCTCCCACTGGCGCCGCCGCAAGTACCAGCGCCTGGAGAACGGCGAAGGCGGCAGCAGGACCAAGAGCACGCAGCgcctcggcggcggcgcgcggcgcggCAGCGGCGGGTGGCGCGTGCGGCTGCGCGGTCTGATTCTGCGCCGTGTGCGCGTCGTCCGGGCGGTCGTCGCGTTGCCCGGGCGGCTGCTGTGCCGGCTGCGGGACGCGTACGTGAGCGGAATGCTCACTGTAGCCAGGAAGGCGGTGGTCACGGCGATACCTAGCGACGGGATGTGGACGAAGCGCGTGCCAAGGCGGAAGCACCATAAGCTGCTGCTTCCcggggctgcggcggcggcgcagggCCCGTCGGAGTTCGAGAAGCGGCTGGTCATGGAGATCTACAAGTCCATCGTCGCCTCCAAGGAGCTCACCACCATGCTCCACTCCTCCACCGCGCACCTCCCCACAAACGCAGCATGA
- the LOC127303303 gene encoding uncharacterized protein, translating to MIIQQCFKAKPGTRRETDVAPRWSPPPPGVVLVNSDVALFADCRRMAMGAVLRDSEGKCLAAASLPLHAFTSLEMGEALALRGAVMIACDKGFNKVIFVSDCLSLIQRLNSPAPDRSEVGSVVKDIKTLVARFSTASFRIAQTEKHYWCSSLFNIGNTGLDV from the exons ATGATCATTCAGCAATGCTTCAAGGCGAAACCTGGCACTAGGCGTGAGACTGATGTAGCTCCACGATGGTCTCCGCCGCCTCCAGGTGTTGTCCTTGTTAACTCTGATGTTGCGCTATTCGCGGACTGCAGGCGGATGGCCATGGGAGCAGTTCTTCGCGACTCCGAGGGGAAGTGCTTGGCTGCGGCAAGCTTACCCCTCCATGCTTTTACATCTCTAGAAATGGGCGAGGCACTAGCTCTACGCGGTGCGGTGATGATTGCATGCGACAAGGGCTTCAACAAAGTGATCTTTGTCTCTGATTGTTTGTCTTTGATCCAGAGGCTCAACTCTCCAGCACCAGATCGCTCCGAGGTTGGTTCAGTGGTGAAGGACATCAAGACCTTGGTGGCACGCTTCTCCACTGCTAGTTTTCGG ATAGCACAAACAGAGAAGCATTATTGGTGCTCTTCATTATTTAACATTGGCAATACCGGACTTGACGTTTAG